CGGGTCATCCGAGAAGGTGGTGCGCAGCGCCAGCGTGTTGACGAAGAGGCCGATGAGGCCCTCCGTCTCCTTGCGCGTGCGGTTGGCGATGGGCGTGCCCACCACCACGTCATCCTGTCCAGCGTAGCGGCCCAGCAGCGCCTGGAAGGCGGCCAGCAGCACCATGAAGGGCGTGGCCCCCTCGCGCTGCGCGAGCCCCTGCACCGCCTGCGTCAGCCCGCGCTCCAGGCGCACCGGGTACACCGCTCCCGCCAGCGTCGGATCCGCCGGGCGCGGCCTGTCCAGGGGCAGCTCCAGCGGTGCGACTCCCCGCAGTTGCTGACGCCAGAAGCCCAGCTGCCGCTCGAGCTCCTCGCCCCGCATCCACTGCCGCTGCCAGCGCGCGAAGTCCGGGTACTGCCAGGTGAGCGCGGGCAGGCGCGGCTCCGCGCCTCGGGAGAAGGCCAGGTAGAAGGCCGCCATCTCCTTCATCAGCAACGCCATGGACCAGCCGTCGCAGATGATGTGGTGCAGCGTGAGCAGCAGCAGGTGCTCGTGCTCGCTCAGCCGCAGCCGCGTCGCCCGGACCAGCGGACCCCGCTCCAGATCGAAGAGCTGCCGCGCGTGCTCCTTCATCCGATCGAGGGCGGCCTGCTTCGGATCGGGCAGGGCGCGCAGATCCTCCTGCGGGAGCTCGAACCGGGCGGGCGGCTGCACCACCTGCCGCGGCTCACCCTGATGCTCGACGAAGGTGGTGCGCATCGCCGCGTGGCGCGTCACCAGCGCCTCCAGGCCCCGGCGCAGGGCCTCCGCGTCCAGCATGCCCAACAGCCGGAAGGCGAACGGGTTGTTGTAGAGCGAGGTGCCCGGTTGCAGCTTCTCCAGGAACCACAGCCGGTGCTGGGCGAAGGACAGCACTCCCGGCTCCACCTCCACCGGGGCGCTCGTCTGGGGTTGCGCCTGGACCGCGGTGTTGACCGCTTGCGCCGCCTGCTGCTCGGCCAGCCGCCGCAGCAGCAGCTCGCGCTTCTCGGGAGGCAGGTTGGCGATGCGCTTCTCGAGGTCGCTCGTCTTGTTGCTCATTCCAGCTCCGAGAGGAGGGCTTCCAGGGCCGCGGTGTCCGTCGTCGCGGTACGGGCCTGGAGGATGGCCGTCGCCATGCCGGCGAGGGTGGGATGCTCGAACAGCGTGCGCAGGGGGAGATCCACCTGGAAGGACTCGCGCACGCGGGAGAGCACCTGGGTACCCAGTAAGGAGTGCCCTCCCAATTCAAAGAAGTCGTCGTGGATGCCGACCTCGGCCACGCCGAGCAGCTCCTGCCAGATGTCGGCCAGACCGCGCTCGAGGCTGTCGCGCGGGGCCTCGAAGGCGGTGCGCAGCCGCGGACGGCTGTGGCGCGTGGTGGGCGGACGGGCCGCCTGCTGCACCTGCTGCACCCAGAGGGTGCGCCGCGCGGTCAGGTCATGCGTGGAGACGATCCACCGCGTGGCTTCGGGAGCCGCCAGCAGCCGGCGCAGGGCGTCCATTCCCTCGGGCAGGGTGATGGAGGTGCCCGCCTCGTCCTCGTCCCGGGCCTGCCAGCCATCCCAGTCCACCGACACCCACTGGGTCGCCCCCTCGCGGGAGCGGGCCGCGGCGAGGCAGTCCAGGAAGGCATTGCCGGCCGCGTAGGCGGAGAAGCCCAGTCCGCCCAGCACGGTGGAGATGGAGGACTGCAGGAGGACGAAGTCCAGCGCCTGGTCGCGCAGCGCCTCGGCGAGCACGAGCGTGCCCTGCACCTTGGCCCGCACCAGGGGCTCGCAACGCTCGGGCGTGGAGTCCCGCACGGCCACGTGCGTGTCCTCTCCGACCACGCCAGCGGAGTGCACCACGCCATTCAGCGCGCCGAAGCGCTCGCGGGCCCGCGCCAACGCCTGCTCCAGTTGCGCCGGCTGCGAGACGTCCGCGCGCACCAGCAGCACCTGGGCCCCCTGGGCCTCCATGGCCTGCAACCGCCGGATCTTCCGCGACACCCCATCCTGCTCGCCGCGCGCCGCCAGCCACGCCGGCCACTCCTGGCGCTCGGGGAAGGGGGAGCGTCCCACCAGCACCAGCCGGGCGCGCGCCGTCGAGGCCAGATACTCCGCCACCATCAGTCCGATGCGGCCCAGGCCTCCCGTCACCAGGTAGGTGCCGCCCTCGCGCAGCCGCCCCAGGCCCTGACTCGGGGCGGGCAGCGGATGCGGTGCGTAGCCCTCCACCCACCGGTGCTCGCCACGCAGGGCCACCAGGGGCTCATGGGACGGGGCGCGCAGCTCCGCCACCACCTGCTTCGCCAGCCGCGTCAGCCGGGCGCCACCCTGCGCGGGCGGTACCACGTCCACCAACCGGCAGCGCAGCCGCGGGTACTCCTCCTGGGGCAGCACGCGGCACGGTCCCAGCACCAGCGCGTTGCCCGGCCGCAGCGGCTCCTCTCCCGTTACGTCCTGCGTGCCAGAGGTGACGACATGGAGCGTGCTCTCCGCCTGTCCCAGTCGCGGCCCGAGGGCCTGGGCCAGCGCGAGCAGATCCTGGAAGCCCCGCTCCTGCTCCGCCTCCAGCGAGGACGCCGGCTCCAAGCTCCACAGGTGCAGCACGTGCTCGGGCAGTGGCCCCTGCTGGCGCAGCTCCTCCATCAGGGCCTCGTGATCGGCCCGGCGCCCCGGGGCCAGTCCCCACTCGCGCTCACCCAGCCGGGCCAGACCCTCCGCGCGCGGCACCACCCGCACCACCTGCGCGCCCGAGGCCTCCAGCCCCTCCACCACCTGCCGGCCCAGTCCCGTGCCGTCCACGTACACCAGCCAGCGCGTGCCGCTCAGCTCCTTCAGGCCCGAGGCCGGCAGCCGCGCGGGCTTCCACGCCGGGACATGGAACCAGGCGCCCACCTCGGTCTTCTTCCCCGCCGAGCCCGGCGCCTGCTGCACCACCGCCATACCGGCGCCGCGCTCGATCCAGTAGCGCTCGCGCTGGAAGGGGTAGGTGGGCAAGGGCAGACGGCCGCGTTTCTCGGAGGCGTACAGCTTCGCCGCCTCCAGCTTCACGCCCTCCAGCCAGAGCTGGCCCGCCGCCTCCAGCATGGGCGAGCCGGTGCCGGGCCGCTCACGCCGCGCGCCCAGCGAGCCCACCACCGTCACCGCCGCGGCGTTCCCCGCGCACTGACGCACCAGCGTGCTCAGCGCCCGTCCCGGACCCACCTCGACGAAGAGGCGCGAGGGCTCGGAGAGCAGCGTGGCCACGCCCTCGGCGAAGCGCACCGGGCGCCGCAGGTGGTCCGCCCAGTAGCGCGGGTTGGTGGCCTGCTCGGCGGTGATCCACGTGCCCGTGACATTGGAGACGAAGGGGATCTTCGGCGGCGACAGGCGCAGCGTGCGCACCTTGGCCTCGAAGGGAGGCAGCGCCGTCTCCATCATCGCCGAGTGGAAGGCGTGCGAGGTGTGCAGGCGGCGGTGCTGCACGCCCTGCTGCGACAGGCGCGTCTCCAACGCCTGGATGGCGGGGGTCGGCCCGGCCGCCACGCACAGGGCCGGAGCATTGACGGAGGCCAGCTCCAGCTCCGCCCCCAGCAGCGGACGCAGCGCCTGCTCGGAGAGGGCCACCGAGAGCATGGCGCCCTCGGGCTGCCGCTGCATGAGCCGGCCGCGCTCGGCCACCAGCGCCAGCGCGTCATCCACCGAGAACACCCCGGCCAGACACGCGGCCACGTACTCGCCCAGGCTGTGGCCCACCATCGCCTGGGGCTTCACTCCCCAGCTCATCCACAACCGCGCCAGCGCGTACTCCACGACGAAGAGCGCCGGCTGCGCCAGGGCCGTCTGCTTGAGCCGCTCGGCGGCCTGCTCCTCCTGGCCCTGCTTCGGGTAGAGCACCTCGCGCAGATCGAGCCCCAGGTGCGGCACCAGCTTCTTGCAGCACTCCTCCAAGTGGCGGCGGAAGACGGGCTCCGAGGCGTACTCCTCCTGCGCCATGCCCGGCTCCTGGGTGCCCTGGCCCGGGAAGAGGAAGACCACGGGGCGCTCGTTGGCGTCCTGCTCCGTGGTGAGCACCCGGCCCGGCTCGCGCGACTGGAGGAGCCGCTGCGCCTCCGCCGTGTCGCCGCAGACCAGGACCCGGCGGTGCGAGAAGCGCCTGCGCCCCGCCAGCAGCGTGTAGGCCACGTCTCCCAGCTCCGCCTCCGGGTGGCTGGCGAGCCACGCGGCCAGGTTGTCGGTGGCCTGCTCCAGGGCCTCGGGGGTACGCGCCGAGAGCGTCAGCAGGTGCCGGGGCTTCGCGCTGGGTTGGAGCTCCCGCGCCGGGGCCTCCTCGAGCACGACATGGGCGTTGGTGCCGCCCATGCCAAAGGAGCTGACGCCTCCGCGCCGGGGAGTCTCCCCGGCCGGCGCCGGCCAGGGCTTCAGCGCGTCGTTGACGTAGAAGGGCCCGTTGTCGAACTCGATGCGCGGGTTGGGCCTGGTGAAGTGGAGCGTGGGCGGCATCTCGCGGTTGCGCAGCGAGAGCGTCATCTTGATCAGCCCGGCCAGGCCCGCCGCCGTGTCCGTGTGGCCGATGTTCGTCTTCACCGCGCCCAGCGCGCAGGTGCGCCGCTGCCCCGCCCGCGAGCGGAAGGCCTGGTTGAGCGCGGCCACCTCGATGGGATCTCCCAGGGTGGTGCCCGTGCCGTGTGTCTCGATGAACTGGATGCTCTCGGGGCCCACGCCGGCCACGGCCAGGGCCTCGGTGATGACGGCGGCCTGTCCTTCCACGCCGGGGGCGGTGAAGCCCACCTTGGCGCTGCCGTCATTGTTGATGGCGGTGCTCAGCAGCACGGCGTGGATGTAGTCCCCGTCCTCCACGGCCTCCGAGAGGCGCTTGAGCACCACCACCCCCACGCCGCCGCCACCCGCGGTGCCCTGGGCCTTCTCATCGAAGGCGCGGCAGTGCCCGTCCGGCGAGTGGATGCCGCCGGGGACGTGGAGCTCGCCGGTGGTCTGGTCGGGAGAGAAGGAGACGGCGCCGGCCAGGGCCATGTCACTCTCGCGCGACAGCAGGCTCTGACAGGCCAGGTGCACCGCCACCAGTCCGGTGGAGCAGGCCGTCTGCACGGTGACGGCCGGGCCGCGCAGGTCCAGCTTGTGGGCCACGCGGGTGCACAGGAAGTCCTTGTCGTTGGCGAGCGTGAGCGCGTAGGGGCCCACCGACTCCATCACCTGCGCGTTCGGCAACAGGCGCGTGAGCAGGTATCCGCTGGGTCCCGTTCCGCCGAAGAGGGCGATGGGCCCGGGGAAGCTCGCCGGCTCGTACCCGCCGTGCTCCAGCGCCTGCCAGGCACACTCGAGGAAGAGGCGCTGCTGCGGATCCATCGCCTCGGCCTCGCGCGGGCTGTAGCCGAAGAAGGCCGCGTCGAACAGCTCGGTGCCCTCCAGCACGAAACCCGAGCGCACGTAGTCCGGCCTCGAGTACAGCGAGCGATCCACCCCCGCTGCCTCCAGCTGCTCGTCGGTGAAGGTGGTGCGCGACTCCACGCCCTGGCGCAGGTTGCGCCAGAAGGCCTCCACGTCCGGGGCGCCTGGGAAGCGGCCAGCCATGCCGATGATGGCAATGGCCTCTGCCGGGTTCTCCGCGGGGGCCTGCTCACTCATCTTCACTCTCCTCCTGCGCACTGGGGGGACACGGGCGGTGCGGCGTTGCCTGTGTTGTTTTGCCGCCGAGCCTCACCGCGTTTCTGGCTCTGCTCCACGCGGCCAGGCCCCGACTTTGACGCGTGAGACGCTCGGCGAGCGAACCGACGTCAGGGTACTGGAAGCGGACTGGGAGTGCTACCTGGAACCCAGCTCGGCAAGCAGCCTGTCCTGGCGCTGGACGGACGGTGCGTGAGCTGCCGTCCAGCGCCATTCCCAGACAACGGTTTCGAGTCAATCCTCGGACTCGTCGGAGTCGTCTCTCGTGCCGGCGGAGCGCCGGGCCCGGCCACGACCCTGCGCCCTCTGCTGCCGCCGGCTCTCGCCACGCTGCTGGCTCTGCTCCACCCGATCCGGCCCCGACTGCTGGCTCGTGAGGTGCTCGGCCAACGAGCCGATCGTCGGGTACTGGAAGAGATCCGTCAGGGCCACCTGCAGGCCCAGCTCGGTGCGCAGCCGGCCCTGGAGCTGGACGATGGTGAGGGAGTTGCCGCCGAGCTCGAAGAAGCGCTCATCGCGGCCCACCCGCTCCACACCCAGCAGCTCCCGCCACATCTTCGCCAGCGAGCGTTCCAGCTCCGTGGTCGGCTCGACGAACGCGACCTGGGGCATCTCGGGAGCGGGAAGGGCCTTGCGGTCCACCTTGCCGTTGGGAGACAGGGGGAAGGACTCCATGACGACGATGGCCGAGGGCACCATGTGCTCGGGCAGCCCCTGCCGCAGTGACTGTTGCAGCAGGGCCGCGTCCAGCACCTGGTCGGGCTTGGGCAGGACGTAGCCCACCAGGCGGGACTGGCCGGGCCTGTCCTGGCGCACCACCACCACGGCCTCGCGCACGGACTCGAGCTGCAGCAGCGCCGTCTCGATTTCACCCAGCTCGATGCGGAAGCCGCGCACCTTCACCTGGGAGTCCATGCGGCCCAGGAAGTCCAGGCGGCCGTCGGGCAGACGGCGCACGCGGTCGCCGGTGCGGTACATGCGGGCACCGGGCTCGGAGCTGAAGGGGTCGGGGATGAAGCGCTCGGCGGTGAGCTCGGGGCGGGCCAGGTAGCCGCGGGCCACGCCAGCACCGCCGATGTAGAGCTCGCCCACGGCGCCCACGGGCGTCAGGCGCAGGTCTTCGCCCAACACGTGCAGGGTGGTGTTGGAGATGGGCCGGCCGATGAGGACGTTGCCGACGGAGGGGTCGTCCGGAGCCACCTCGTGGATGCAGCAGCCCACCACCGTCTCGGTGGGGCCGTACTCGTTGATGAGGCGGGTGTTGGGAGCGTACTGGCGCCAGAAGGCGATGCTCTCGGCACTCAGGGCCTCGCCGCCGATGACGAAGGAGCGGGTGCGGCCAGCGGCCTCGTGAGGCTGGAGCTGCTGGGCCAGCATGGAGAGGTGAGTGGGGGTGAGCTTGACGAGGCTGAAGTCAGCCCCGGAGCGCAGCGTGTGCACCAGGCCTTCGAGTTTCTCGTCTTCGGGCACCAGCACTACGGGCCTGCCGGCGGCCAGGGGAGCCAGGAGGCTGGTGACGGTGAGGTCGAAGGAGACGGAGGAGTGGACGGGGGAGCCGGTGCCACCTTCCACGGCGTAGGCCTGGAGGGCCCACGTCAGGTAGTTGAGGACGCCGCGGTGCTCGACGAGCACGCCCTTGGGCCGGCCGGTGGAGCCGGAGGTGTAGATGACGTAGGCCAGGTGGTCGGCCAGGACGCCGGAGTCGACACGCCCCGAAGGCAAACGGGAGAGGGCATCGGCCTGGGTGTCGAGGCAGACGGTGGCGGCGGAGTGAGAGAGACGGCCGGCCAGGGAGGAGTGAGTGACGAGGGCCTTGGCGCGGCTGTCCTCGAGCATGAAGGACAGACGCTGGGCGGGGTAGGCGGGGTCGAGAGGGACGTAGGCGGCGCCGGCCTTGAGGATGCCGAGCAGGCCGACGACCAGGTCGGCGTTGCGCTCGAGGAAGAGGCCGACGAGGGAGT
This is a stretch of genomic DNA from Archangium violaceum. It encodes these proteins:
- a CDS encoding type I polyketide synthase, with product MSEQAPAENPAEAIAIIGMAGRFPGAPDVEAFWRNLRQGVESRTTFTDEQLEAAGVDRSLYSRPDYVRSGFVLEGTELFDAAFFGYSPREAEAMDPQQRLFLECAWQALEHGGYEPASFPGPIALFGGTGPSGYLLTRLLPNAQVMESVGPYALTLANDKDFLCTRVAHKLDLRGPAVTVQTACSTGLVAVHLACQSLLSRESDMALAGAVSFSPDQTTGELHVPGGIHSPDGHCRAFDEKAQGTAGGGGVGVVVLKRLSEAVEDGDYIHAVLLSTAINNDGSAKVGFTAPGVEGQAAVITEALAVAGVGPESIQFIETHGTGTTLGDPIEVAALNQAFRSRAGQRRTCALGAVKTNIGHTDTAAGLAGLIKMTLSLRNREMPPTLHFTRPNPRIEFDNGPFYVNDALKPWPAPAGETPRRGGVSSFGMGGTNAHVVLEEAPARELQPSAKPRHLLTLSARTPEALEQATDNLAAWLASHPEAELGDVAYTLLAGRRRFSHRRVLVCGDTAEAQRLLQSREPGRVLTTEQDANERPVVFLFPGQGTQEPGMAQEEYASEPVFRRHLEECCKKLVPHLGLDLREVLYPKQGQEEQAAERLKQTALAQPALFVVEYALARLWMSWGVKPQAMVGHSLGEYVAACLAGVFSVDDALALVAERGRLMQRQPEGAMLSVALSEQALRPLLGAELELASVNAPALCVAAGPTPAIQALETRLSQQGVQHRRLHTSHAFHSAMMETALPPFEAKVRTLRLSPPKIPFVSNVTGTWITAEQATNPRYWADHLRRPVRFAEGVATLLSEPSRLFVEVGPGRALSTLVRQCAGNAAAVTVVGSLGARRERPGTGSPMLEAAGQLWLEGVKLEAAKLYASEKRGRLPLPTYPFQRERYWIERGAGMAVVQQAPGSAGKKTEVGAWFHVPAWKPARLPASGLKELSGTRWLVYVDGTGLGRQVVEGLEASGAQVVRVVPRAEGLARLGEREWGLAPGRRADHEALMEELRQQGPLPEHVLHLWSLEPASSLEAEQERGFQDLLALAQALGPRLGQAESTLHVVTSGTQDVTGEEPLRPGNALVLGPCRVLPQEEYPRLRCRLVDVVPPAQGGARLTRLAKQVVAELRAPSHEPLVALRGEHRWVEGYAPHPLPAPSQGLGRLREGGTYLVTGGLGRIGLMVAEYLASTARARLVLVGRSPFPERQEWPAWLAARGEQDGVSRKIRRLQAMEAQGAQVLLVRADVSQPAQLEQALARARERFGALNGVVHSAGVVGEDTHVAVRDSTPERCEPLVRAKVQGTLVLAEALRDQALDFVLLQSSISTVLGGLGFSAYAAGNAFLDCLAAARSREGATQWVSVDWDGWQARDEDEAGTSITLPEGMDALRRLLAAPEATRWIVSTHDLTARRTLWVQQVQQAARPPTTRHSRPRLRTAFEAPRDSLERGLADIWQELLGVAEVGIHDDFFELGGHSLLGTQVLSRVRESFQVDLPLRTLFEHPTLAGMATAILQARTATTDTAALEALLSELE